One window from the genome of Eucalyptus grandis isolate ANBG69807.140 chromosome 7, ASM1654582v1, whole genome shotgun sequence encodes:
- the LOC104455990 gene encoding protein UPSTREAM OF FLC — MKIGETECAIFAAAEMQRELETITGEVRRIKVLYFHRHGCGTGGGVEQPHLFCAYHGSSNDLLFKDIKRWLADLRGSHLTWAFSWSYKRRYKMGYIWQDVLDDDLLMPISLSVYPSWIESCLCDDEASTGNNVSSSREEVRDKYPHSSQTESPTLLQQCPLPSSDTSTLTIIKSVHLEDDGKHSGVSEPNNHSHCNISFKFGLLRKKNMENCERITGGMARTPVSSVSTLSSAQTPLTESKRRYKGTSQKFRNLITCGATDTNDAVLVMID; from the exons ATGAAAATAGGAGAGACTGAATGTGCTATTTTCGCAGCTGCAGAGATGCAGAGAGAACTGGAGACCATTACTGGAGAAGTGAGAAGAATTAAAGTCCTTTACTTCCACAGGCATGGCTGCGGGACTGGGGGCGGGGTTGAGCAGCCCCACCTATTCTGTGCCTATCATGGCAGCAGCAATGACCTTCTTTTCAAAG ATATTAAGAGGTGGCTTGCGGATTTGAGAGGAAGCCACTTGACCTGGGCCTTCTCTTGGTCCTACAAAAG GAGGTACAAGATGGGATATATCTGGCAAGACGTACTGGATGACGATCTTTTGATGCCTATATCTC TATCAGTTTATCCTTCCTGGATCG AGTCTTGTTTATGCGACGATGAAGCATCCACTGGTAATAATGTATCCAGTTCCAGAGAAGAAGTCAGAGACAAGTACCCCCATTCCTCGCAGACAGAATCACCCACATTACTACAACAATGCCCTCTCCCCAGCTCAGACACATCAACGTTGACCATCATCAAATCAGTGCATCTCGAGGATGATGGGAAGCATTCTGGTGTGAGTGAACCCAACAACCATAGTCACTGTaatatttctttcaaatttggCTTGCTACGTAAGAAAAACATGGAGAATTGTGAGAGGATCACTGGAGGGATGGCTAGAACACCTGTTTCTTCCGTTTCAACCTTGTCATCTGCTCAAACTCCATTAACAGAGAGCAAGAGGCGTTATAAGGGAACATCCCAAAAGTTCAGGAATCTAATTACATGTGGTGCCACAGATACAAACGATGCAGTCTTGGTGATGATTGATTAG